One Bythopirellula goksoeyrii genomic window, CCCGATCGCCAAGGTCCCGACCGGTACCCCACCCGGCATTTGCACAATCGACAGGAGTGAATCTATTCCTTGGAGTGCGCGACTCTCGACGGGTACACCCAAGACTGGCAACACCGTGAGTCCAGCAACCATCCCTGGCAAGTGGGCGGCGCCACCAGCACCAGCAATAATCACTTCCAGGCCACGCTCCTCGGCCGTCTTGGCGTATTCCACCATCCACTCGGGAGTACGATGGGCGGAGACAATTTCGCATTCATGCGGAACGCTGAAATCGTTAAGCACCTCGGCAGCGGCGCGCATGGTTTCCCAATCGCTACGGCTTCCCATGA contains:
- the purE gene encoding 5-(carboxyamino)imidazole ribonucleotide mutase; translated protein: MSETPTPLVGVIMGSRSDWETMRAAAEVLNDFSVPHECEIVSAHRTPEWMVEYAKTAEERGLEVIIAGAGGAAHLPGMVAGLTVLPVLGVPVESRALQGIDSLLSIVQMPGGVPVGTLAIGTAGAKNAGLLAVRILAGSRPELRQELHKFHQGLTDLVRQDKLP